TGCCATCACAAGCACCAAAGCAGATCGCATCAGTTACCGTGACATTGGCTATGATCGGATCCGTGAACAGCACATTGACCGTATCCGAACTCGCGCATCCATCAGCAGTTATGGTGGACCAAATGAACGTGTAATTACCACCGGCTGGTGCTGTAACAGGCGATACGGGATCCGCATTGTTCCCAAACGCAGCACCGTTCACATTCGTCCAAACACCGGTTGCCCATTCACCGGTTGCATTCATTGTGAACGTGAGGTTGCAACTGATCGCATCGGGACCAGCGTCCGGTGCTGGAACCACGAATACATTCACAGTTGCGGTTGAACTGGCATTCGGACAAGGTTGAATGCCATAAACAGTGTACGTGTAAATACCCTGTGGGTCCGTACTCGGATCGAATACGCCATTGCTCGGACTCCCTCCAGGGCCAGTCCATGTGCCACCGGGATCCGGGGTTCCTTCCAGTCGATCGAAAAGCGATACCGGTGCGGCCCCTGGACAGAGCGACAGATAGCCATTGCCGCCAGCATAAGGTAGTGGATTCACATCGATAACGACCATTGCCGTTGCGTTGGGGCATGGTGTTGCGCCGGGAACCGTGTAGATGTAATTACCTGGAACATCCGCGCCAGGTGTGAAATGGGTTGCATTGAAACTGCCTGGTCCAGTCCATGAACCATTTGCATCCGGTGTTCCACCGAGTTCATCGAATAACGGGATCGCCGGTGCATTGTCGCATAGTGTGGCGCTACCATCCTCTCCGGCATCAGGCCCTTGAACGGTGGTCACGAATACGAAGGCGGTATCACTGATGCAGGGTGGTGGAACCTGTATGATGTAGCTGTAAGTTCCTGCTGGATGGGTCGCTCCATCGAATATGCCATCGAACGGTGTGCCATCTGGCATGAACCATGAACCACCTGAATCAGGTGTACCCTGTACGTTGTTGAATAGTGTAGCGGGTGCAGCGGTAGTGCATAAAATGATCTCCCCGTTCTGCCCAGCATCCGGATCCGTAAGTTGCTGGACCGTAATTATTGCGGATGCGGATGGACAAGGTGCGATGCCCGGAATGGTATATGTGTAATTCCCATCCACATTGGTGCCGGGTGTGAAGATCCCTGTGAATGGGGTGTTGTTCGGACCTGTCCAAGTGCCGCCCAGTTCAGCTCCTCCAAGGCTTGGGAAGATATCCAATGGCGATCCGCTAACGCATAAGTTCAATGTTGCATTCTGGCCTGCATTCGGAGTTTGGGTCAGTGCTACCACCACTTCCGAAACATCCGCGGGGCAGGGTACAGTTCCTTCAACCTGATAGACGTACACGCCAGCAACACCTATGGATGGATCGTATACACCATCTGGACCAAAAGCTCCCGGTCCGCTCCAAGTTCCTCCCGGATCAGCGTTGCCACTTAACTGTGTGAAGAGATCCAATGCCGCACCGTTCGTGCAAAGCGTTATGCTACCGTCAATGCCCGCATTTGGCGGTTGAATAACTGTTACTGTGACGTTACTACTTGCACTTAGACAGGGTGCTGGTGCATTGATCGTATAGGTGTAGATCCCGGATGTATGTTGTGCAGGATCGAACGTATCCCCAACAGAGATGCCTGCGGAATTTGTCCATGTTCCGCCTACATCCGGAGCTCCAAGTAATTGATCGAATAGTTCAAAAGTTTGGTCCGTTCCACAGACTGTGATCATTCCATCTTCTCCCGGGATCAGGTGTGCTTACTACAGTTACTTCGACCGTAGCTATGGCTGCGGGGCAAGGGGCTGTTCCTGAAACGGTGTAGACGTATATTCCTTGTAGATCAGTTGCTGGGTCGAACGAGCCATCCAATGCTCCTGGACTCGCTCCGCTCCATATCCCACCTGGTTCTGCAGTGTTTCCTAAATGGGGGAATAGATCCTCAATATCACTGACATTACAAAGAACGATGGATGCGTCAACGCCAGCAACCGGTGGTTGAGAAATTGAGATCGTAACGGTCGAAGAAACACTTGAACACGGCGGTGGCACATCGATCGTGTATGTATAAACACCAGCGGTCATAGTTGCTGGATCGAACATGTCACCAACTACAACGCTTGGTCCGGTCCATGCTCCACCAGCATCAGGTGTGCCGGTGAGTTGATCGAACAATGCGATTGCTGCATCACTGGTACACAGCGTTGCATTACCTGGCAAGCCAGCATCCGGAGTATTCACAACGGTTATACTTACCCCGCTTGCATCGCTCGGGCAAGGTGTTGTTCCAGTTACAGTGTATATGTAATCGCCAGCGGTCATGGTCGCAGGATCGAACATGCCGCCGACAACTGCGCTTGGTCCAGTCCACGTTCCACCTGCATCGGGTGTGCCAGTCAATTGATCGAACAACGATCCAGCCGGGCTACTAATGCAAACCGTCATTGAACCATCCGTGCCTGCATCGGGTGGCGCAACTTCCATAATAGTAACTGTTGCACTTACGCTGACACACGGCGGTGGCACATCGATCGTGTATGTATAAACACCATCGGTCATAGTTGCTGGATCGAACATGCCACCAACTACAACGCTTGGTCCTGTCCATGTTCCACCCACATCTGGTGAGCCTATAAGTTGATCGAACAATGCGATCGCTGCATCACTGGTACACAGCGTTGCATTACCTGGTAGTCCTGCATTCGGAGTATTCACAACGGTTACACTTACCACGCTTGCATCGCTCGGGCAAGGTGTTGTTCCAGTTACAGTGTATATGTAATCGCCAGCGGTCATGGTCGCAGGATCGAACATGCCGCCGACAACTGCGCTTGGTCCAGTCCACGTTCCACCTACATCGGGTGTGCCAGTCAATTGATCGAACAACGATCCAGCCGGGCTACTAATGCAAACCGTCATTGAACCATCCGTGCCTGCATCGGGTGGCGCAACTTCCATAATAGTAACTGTTGCACTTACGCTGACACACGGCGGTGGCACATCGATCGTGTATGTATAAACACCATCGGTCATAGTTGCTGGATCGAACATGCCACCAACTACAACGCTTGGTCCTGTCCATGTTCCACCCACATCTGGTGAGCCTATAAGTTGATCGAACAATGCGATCGCTGCATCACTGGTACACAGCGTTGCATTACCTGGTAGTCCTGCATTCGGAGTATTCACAACGGTTACACTTACCACGCTTGCATCGCTCGGGCAAGGTGTTGTTCCAGTTACAGTGTATATGTAATCGCCAGCGGTCATGGTCGCAGGATCGAACATGCCGCCGACAACTGCGCTTGGTCCAGTCCACGTTCCACCTACATCGGGTGTGCCAGTCAATTGATCGAACAACGATCCAGCCGGGCTACTAATGCAAACCGTCATTGAACCATCCGTGCCTGCATCGGGTGGCGCAACTTCCATAATAGTAACTGTTGCACTTACGCTGACACACGGCGGTGGCACATCGATCGTGTATGTATAAACAC
The nucleotide sequence above comes from Flavobacteriales bacterium. Encoded proteins:
- a CDS encoding gliding motility-associated C-terminal domain-containing protein, with the translated sequence MITVCGTDQTFELFDQLLGAPDVGGTWTNSAGISVGDTFDPAQHTSGIYTYTINAPAPCLSASSNVTVTVIQPPNAGIDGSITLCTNGAALDLFTQLSGNADPGGTWSGPGAFGPDGVYDPSIGVAGVYVYQVEGTVPCPADVSEVVVALTQTPNAGQNATLNLCVSGSPLDIFPSLGGAELGGTWTGPNNTPFTGIFTPGTNVDGNYTYTIPGIAPCPSASAIITVQQLTDPDAGQNGEIILCTTAAPATLFNNVQGTPDSGGSWFMPDGTPFDGIFDGATHPAGTYSYIIQVPPPCISDTAFVFVTTVQGPDAGEDGSATLCDNAPAIPLFDELGGTPDANGSWTGPGSFNATHFTPGADVPGNYIYTVPGATPCPNATAMVVIDVNPLPYAGGNGYLSLCPGAAPVSLFDRLEGTPDPGGTWTGPGGSPSNGVFDPSTDPQGIYTYTVYGIQPCPNASSTATVNVFVVPAPDAGPDAISCNLTFTMNATGEWATGVWTNVNGAAFGNNADPVSPVTAPAGGNYTFIWSTITADGCASSDTVNVLFTDPIIANVTVTDAICFGACDGTATATATGGNATPGAYTYTWQVAGTGDTTAISGLCAYSFTVNVADTNACNVTIPFIIDQPDPLTIASVIGQGETCPGDCDGIIIIEDTAGVLFSLNDGPFTTQTIYGDLCPDDYTVHMQNADGCEASGAGSVGTPPVVEASFYFDPDTLFTNEPTTLMVNTSVNSTNFLWDFAGLGTSTEIVPTFEFISPLGNTYEVCLTSMDDNGCPDVYCASIAVFDILDVFVPNAFTPNNDDINEGFLPIFNRDHGIENYSFMVFDRWGEQIFSTEVIGSTWNGNYSSMQSETEVYVWKLQFRDAYSGELYDLTGHVTLLK